ATGGTTACTACTCCCGGGGGCACCACCACCGCCGGTATTTACGCCCTGGAAGAAGGTGGTCTCAGGGTAACCTTGATGAATGCGGTGATGGCGGCCACCCGGCGGGCCCAGGAAATGAGTGCCGGGCAAAAATAGGGAGGTAGTAGCTTGCTGATCAACCTGATTAATACCCTTTTTATGGTTTATTACTGGATGTTGATCATCCATATCCTCTTGTCCTGGTTTCCGGTTAACCGTTATAATCCTGCAGTTCGTTTCTTGCGGGATATGACAGAACCCTATCTGGAGCTCTTTCGACGGTTGATTCCACCTATTGGAATGGTTGATGTTTCACCCATCGTCGCTATCTTTGTCCTCGATCTGATCCGGCGCGGAGTGGTATCTTTACTCTACCGCTTGCTGGGGGGATATTGATGCGAGATTACTGGCTACGCCAGGCAGGGAAAGCG
This genomic stretch from Carboxydocella sporoproducens DSM 16521 harbors:
- a CDS encoding YggT family protein → MLINLINTLFMVYYWMLIIHILLSWFPVNRYNPAVRFLRDMTEPYLELFRRLIPPIGMVDVSPIVAIFVLDLIRRGVVSLLYRLLGGY